In the genome of Shewanella glacialimarina, one region contains:
- the flgB gene encoding flagellar basal body rod protein FlgB, with protein MAINFDNALGVHQYSLGVRAQRAEVLSSNIANANTPGYKARDVDFSSAMQAASSRQKGLTMSITNEKHFDLTALSQQHVKFRVPNQPDTGDGNTVDMQQEQSAFMQNSIEYQMSLGFLESKFSGMRKALRGD; from the coding sequence ATGGCGATTAATTTTGATAATGCACTTGGAGTACATCAATACTCCCTTGGTGTCAGGGCGCAGCGCGCTGAAGTGCTATCAAGTAACATAGCGAATGCGAATACTCCTGGGTATAAGGCTCGCGATGTCGACTTTTCCTCAGCAATGCAAGCAGCTAGCTCTCGTCAGAAAGGTTTAACGATGAGCATTACTAATGAAAAGCATTTTGATTTAACTGCTCTCAGTCAGCAACATGTCAAATTCCGAGTCCCTAATCAGCCTGATACTGGCGATGGTAATACGGTTGATATGCAACAAGAACAATCAGCCTTTATGCAAAACTCTATTGAATACCAAATGTCACTAGGGTTCTTAGAAAGTAAGTTTTCAGGTATGCGTAAAGCATTACGAGGTGATTAA
- a CDS encoding CheR family methyltransferase, with protein sequence MNVTDKSLAEAEYNQFRLFLEQHSGIVLGENKQYLVRSRLAPLMGKYSLPSLSEVVKHSMKPTERQLRAEVIDAMTTNETLWFRDRYPFDLLYNTLLPEYSKLGRSLRIWSAACSSGQEPYSLAMTSLEYQQRKPGALPGGVTIQATDLSPSMLERCKNAEYDGLALARGLSEERKRQFFDALPNGNMKVKDNVKRLVNFRAHNLLESYTLLGKYDIIFCRNVLIYFAPEAKAKILRQFAAALNPKGILFLGASESISGLTEEFDMVRCNPGIYYQKKT encoded by the coding sequence GTGAATGTGACAGATAAATCACTCGCAGAAGCAGAATATAATCAATTTAGGTTGTTTTTAGAACAACACAGCGGCATCGTCTTAGGTGAAAATAAACAATACCTAGTACGAAGTCGTTTAGCTCCATTGATGGGCAAATACAGTTTACCCTCATTATCTGAAGTGGTTAAGCATTCAATGAAGCCCACCGAACGCCAATTACGTGCGGAAGTGATTGACGCTATGACAACCAATGAAACATTGTGGTTTCGTGACCGTTATCCATTTGATTTATTATATAATACTTTACTACCTGAATATTCTAAATTAGGTCGTTCATTACGTATTTGGTCTGCTGCTTGCTCTTCAGGGCAAGAGCCTTACTCATTAGCAATGACCTCTTTAGAGTATCAACAACGCAAGCCGGGTGCACTGCCTGGTGGTGTGACTATTCAAGCGACTGATTTGTCACCTTCAATGCTTGAACGTTGTAAGAATGCCGAATATGATGGCTTAGCATTGGCGCGTGGATTATCAGAAGAACGTAAACGTCAGTTTTTTGATGCTTTGCCTAATGGCAATATGAAAGTCAAAGATAATGTTAAGCGGTTGGTGAATTTTAGAGCGCATAATTTACTTGAAAGTTACACTCTTTTAGGAAAATACGACATTATTTTTTGTCGCAATGTATTGATTTATTTTGCTCCTGAGGCAAAGGCTAAAATTTTGCGGCAATTTGCTGCCGCTTTAAACCCAAAAGGCATTTTATTTCTTGGAGCATCAGAATCTATTTCCGGATTAACAGAAGAATTTGACATGGTCCGCTGTAACCCAGGTATATACTACCAAAAGAAAACCTAG
- a CDS encoding chemotaxis protein CheV codes for MSSIMESVNKRTQLVGQNRLELLLFKLNGRQRFGINVFKVKEVLQCPPLTKLPKLSPFVKGVAHIRGATISVIDLSAATGGRPLTSTENCFIIISEYNRSVQGFLVSSVERIINMNWAAIMPPPKGAGRYSYLTAVTEIEGELVEILDVEKILDEISPVKTAISEEVNKTLTIDREQHYHIMVIDDSAVARKQIIRSLESLNLQIDTAKDGREALNKLKAIAKEMDDVSLEIPLIISDIEMPEMDGYTLTAEIRDDPKLKNIKVVLHTSLSGVFNQAMVQKVGANDFIAKFNPDELAAAVNKHLSL; via the coding sequence ATGTCGAGTATCATGGAATCAGTCAACAAACGTACTCAATTAGTTGGCCAAAACCGATTAGAGTTACTGTTGTTTAAGCTTAATGGGCGTCAACGTTTTGGCATTAACGTGTTTAAAGTGAAAGAAGTGCTTCAGTGTCCTCCGTTAACTAAGTTACCTAAACTGAGTCCGTTTGTTAAAGGGGTTGCACACATTCGTGGTGCTACTATTTCAGTCATTGACTTAAGCGCTGCAACAGGTGGACGTCCACTCACTTCTACTGAGAATTGCTTCATTATCATTTCTGAATACAATCGCAGTGTTCAAGGTTTCTTAGTCAGTTCTGTTGAACGTATCATCAATATGAATTGGGCTGCCATTATGCCTCCACCAAAAGGAGCCGGGCGTTATTCTTATTTGACCGCTGTTACTGAAATTGAAGGTGAGTTGGTTGAAATTTTAGACGTGGAGAAAATTCTCGATGAAATTTCTCCTGTTAAAACGGCAATCAGTGAAGAAGTTAATAAGACATTAACCATAGATAGAGAACAACATTATCATATTATGGTGATAGATGATTCAGCTGTAGCTCGTAAGCAAATTATTCGTTCTCTTGAGTCTTTAAATTTACAAATTGATACCGCCAAAGATGGTCGAGAAGCACTGAACAAACTCAAGGCCATAGCAAAAGAGATGGATGATGTATCGTTAGAGATCCCGTTGATTATCTCAGATATTGAAATGCCTGAAATGGACGGATATACCCTTACTGCTGAAATTAGAGATGACCCTAAATTAAAAAACATTAAGGTTGTGCTACACACTTCTTTAAGTGGCGTATTTAATCAGGCAATGGTACAAAAAGTAGGGGCAAATGACTTTATTGCCAAGTTTAATCCTGATGAATTAGCCGCAGCAGTAAACAAACATTTAAGTTTGTAA
- the flgA gene encoding flagellar basal body P-ring formation chaperone FlgA: MKVYFLLFFYLLFNSLAVFADEEITIPSVSTISEMAEEVVRKKIQLTPDAKVIITPQNLEGRLTPPRCYKPLTIELASDRDIARNNTVKISCNSPDYDYPWQIFLSVRVEIMYPVVVASEIISPGISLSTQQLHIEYIDQFSLRGQFYSDIKAVLGSKTKRRISKDAPILNSHLCFVCKGDAVSIYARSENLQIKTLGEAMHDGSIGESIRVRNANSSREIEARVIGVGEVEVRM, from the coding sequence ATGAAAGTATATTTTTTGTTATTTTTTTATTTATTGTTCAATTCATTAGCTGTTTTTGCTGATGAAGAAATAACCATACCCTCTGTATCGACCATAAGTGAGATGGCTGAAGAGGTTGTGAGAAAAAAAATTCAATTGACACCCGATGCTAAGGTGATTATTACCCCTCAAAATTTAGAAGGTCGCTTAACGCCTCCACGCTGTTATAAGCCATTAACAATCGAACTTGCAAGTGATCGGGACATAGCTAGGAATAATACGGTTAAAATAAGTTGCAACAGTCCTGACTATGATTATCCTTGGCAAATATTTTTATCGGTGAGAGTCGAAATCATGTATCCCGTTGTGGTCGCCAGTGAAATTATCTCGCCGGGCATATCACTATCAACACAACAACTGCACATAGAATATATTGATCAGTTCAGCCTTAGAGGTCAATTTTATTCTGACATCAAAGCCGTTTTAGGCAGTAAAACTAAAAGACGTATTAGTAAAGACGCGCCGATTTTAAATAGTCATTTATGCTTTGTGTGCAAAGGTGATGCTGTATCAATATACGCCAGGAGCGAAAACCTCCAAATTAAAACATTAGGTGAAGCGATGCATGACGGTAGTATCGGTGAATCGATTAGAGTTAGGAATGCAAATTCAAGCAGAGAAATAGAAGCTAGGGTAATTGGTGTTGGTGAAGTAGAAGTAAGAATGTAA
- the flgM gene encoding flagellar biosynthesis anti-sigma factor FlgM, with the protein MAIDINKLKAATSTPMQTARDAKTTGNTAQAAPKAATVTVKTDSVSITPQAQELQSVQSKMASLPEIDQKKVAEIKQAISEGRYKIDPEKLAANIASFESELSGLKFQEE; encoded by the coding sequence ATGGCAATTGACATTAATAAACTTAAAGCTGCAACTTCGACACCAATGCAAACGGCACGAGATGCTAAAACTACAGGTAATACCGCTCAAGCAGCTCCCAAAGCTGCCACTGTTACAGTAAAGACGGACTCTGTTAGCATTACGCCTCAGGCGCAAGAGTTGCAAAGTGTGCAGTCAAAAATGGCTAGCCTACCTGAAATCGATCAAAAGAAAGTAGCCGAAATTAAACAGGCTATTTCGGAAGGCCGTTATAAAATTGACCCTGAAAAACTTGCTGCAAATATTGCAAGCTTTGAATCAGAGCTAAGCGGGCTTAAGTTCCAAGAAGAGTAG
- a CDS encoding flagella synthesis protein FlgN gives MAELSTLLSHQHGILTSLKSLISAEKQALQDQNADKLLKLAQEKQQCLIALQTNDQSMANHPEHTRLTSDPELIEKVTLSKSLLAECKEINQQNSSLIELNIASLNRFSQALQASRNASSLTYNDKGKTSTISTLGNDFKA, from the coding sequence ATGGCTGAACTATCTACACTGCTCTCCCACCAGCACGGCATATTGACGTCGCTGAAGTCACTTATATCTGCAGAAAAGCAAGCGCTGCAAGACCAAAATGCCGACAAGCTGTTAAAACTTGCCCAAGAAAAGCAGCAATGTTTAATCGCACTGCAAACGAATGACCAGTCGATGGCTAATCACCCTGAGCATACAAGACTAACATCAGACCCTGAGCTTATTGAAAAAGTCACTTTATCGAAAAGTCTTCTTGCTGAATGCAAAGAGATTAATCAGCAAAACTCTAGCTTAATAGAACTAAATATCGCTAGTTTAAATAGATTTTCTCAGGCACTGCAAGCCAGTCGAAATGCATCAAGTTTAACCTATAATGATAAGGGTAAAACCTCGACGATTTCGACCTTGGGTAATGATTTCAAAGCATAA
- a CDS encoding chalcone isomerase family protein — protein sequence MKLLSYLGLVAALFVSPILQAKMVSGINVPDSIVVNQQSLVLNGAGVRSKFFMDLYIGSLYLASVQSELEKVIEQPVAVIRLRITSEMITSDKMTDAIKDGFDEATDGNSVHLQTEIDQFMALFSAEINDGDQFTFVLTRDRGVASFKNDQPQGEIPGELFRQALIKIWLGDKPAQKSLKQDMLGQ from the coding sequence ATGAAATTATTATCCTATTTAGGTTTAGTCGCAGCTTTATTCGTTAGTCCAATTCTGCAAGCTAAAATGGTATCTGGCATAAACGTGCCCGATTCCATCGTCGTTAATCAGCAATCTTTAGTCCTTAATGGTGCAGGGGTTCGCAGTAAGTTTTTCATGGATTTGTATATTGGCAGTTTATACCTTGCATCTGTTCAATCTGAGCTGGAAAAAGTAATTGAACAGCCCGTTGCGGTTATCCGTTTGCGTATCACTTCAGAGATGATCACCTCAGATAAGATGACCGATGCCATTAAGGATGGGTTTGATGAAGCTACTGATGGAAATAGTGTGCACTTACAAACTGAGATAGACCAGTTTATGGCATTATTTAGCGCTGAAATTAACGATGGTGACCAATTTACTTTTGTATTAACAAGGGATAGAGGGGTTGCAAGTTTTAAAAATGATCAACCACAGGGGGAAATCCCTGGTGAGTTATTTCGTCAAGCGCTTATTAAAATTTGGTTAGGGGATAAGCCTGCTCAAAAAAGCTTAAAACAAGATATGTTAGGGCAATAG
- a CDS encoding DUF2947 domain-containing protein: MGHTYISFENYKRKWIFNHKDLPVSETDKVMIKPLSDKSAMEVWNKWISNKSSRAEQFAKGDWPVKQDAWSATEHWQAAWDASDNALPEAIIEHIQWSDDTTVYFCYEKYQIIETRWDVFVRNWKCFLFFDDGPLLVSPTQKQALMFEQNGQYKLGTRG, translated from the coding sequence GTGGGACATACTTATATTTCATTTGAGAACTATAAACGTAAATGGATTTTTAACCATAAAGATTTGCCAGTTAGCGAAACGGATAAAGTGATGATTAAGCCTTTATCTGATAAAAGCGCAATGGAAGTCTGGAATAAATGGATAAGTAATAAAAGTAGCCGAGCAGAACAATTCGCTAAAGGTGATTGGCCGGTGAAACAGGATGCATGGAGCGCGACTGAACACTGGCAAGCGGCCTGGGATGCGAGTGATAATGCATTACCTGAAGCTATCATTGAGCATATTCAATGGAGCGATGATACAACAGTTTATTTTTGTTATGAAAAGTACCAGATTATCGAAACTCGCTGGGATGTGTTTGTCCGTAATTGGAAATGTTTTCTGTTTTTTGATGATGGCCCTTTATTGGTTTCTCCTACCCAAAAACAAGCGCTTATGTTTGAGCAAAACGGACAATATAAATTAGGCACCCGCGGCTAA
- a CDS encoding motility associated factor glycosyltransferase family protein, with product MLNTPSEIAKTFAISQFNEGYLSSVNRHTFEKIDSVSLYDEKFKDAFSAVDTLHVIIGLDSGLLANYIMERPLAKGSKYIFVELPEVLALLTIDIPQALQDDLCVTSSERFSALIKERENNIYIVKQKFKIHRAIAVAGNYLESYCGLNAQVETALDHEYFEQSIGFNQKVFVRAQLDNLAENLIPAKILKKKFVGKSCIVLGGGPSLDNSINWIRDNACNLVVIAASRVVGKLTRLNIKADIVVSVDPQSHSFDVNKEFMQLEHDALLINSYHVAPQIMGQWRGAALYTGQRLPWNNDSDEDNIKSVGPTVTNSAIEIATEMGFKQVLLCGVDFCHSQKGVTHTQGTYGASLGPNIGVMLEWVETYSGEMAETPIQLMHAIESLQASVACQKNTTYINLSKDAAKVKGVRYQACHDIKLKPITDKQRQMLKPETYQISTQEKLKYLSDTLDALTTTQNKLLQLNVLVSEALVLNNKIEKSQKKPQAIPALADKIDKIERSINKKFILLAHLIKFYGYYEFSHFLSTKKKEEWSQQDVVNHTRIYYQAFKAISIEISALIASAVQRVDSRINEYQSIIDVTALCKQWNNDKQWGRSVLWQAKQPQQFANLATIELEQIKKTQKKFYDQFIIKEFIDDTGESIVPFIDNAFKKLQILLHNKHLLGISKIVEYTFPFITTDSEVSRLYHLALSYQKMLEKNPEIALETILKIPIDLCHEAELKQIIKLALQLNRLELATAHLAKIIHYSDEYLPQYAHALRLSDKPQEALNIYLDYLNKYPEDILVLLKLGIFLAEMNQIDSAKSCFQNVLNLDVKNQAAMRYLQQIGG from the coding sequence ATGCTTAATACACCATCAGAAATAGCCAAAACATTTGCCATAAGTCAATTTAACGAAGGTTACTTATCCAGTGTTAATCGACATACCTTCGAAAAAATTGACTCAGTTTCTTTGTATGACGAAAAGTTTAAGGACGCTTTTAGCGCAGTTGACACATTACATGTCATCATAGGTTTAGACTCTGGCCTATTAGCTAATTACATTATGGAGCGGCCACTCGCTAAGGGGAGTAAATATATTTTTGTTGAATTGCCTGAAGTTTTGGCTCTGCTGACAATCGATATCCCCCAAGCTCTGCAGGACGATTTGTGTGTTACTTCATCAGAGCGTTTTTCTGCCCTCATCAAAGAGCGTGAAAACAATATTTATATTGTGAAGCAAAAATTCAAAATTCACCGTGCAATAGCCGTAGCTGGGAATTATCTGGAGTCGTACTGCGGACTTAACGCTCAAGTTGAAACCGCACTTGATCATGAGTATTTCGAACAAAGCATTGGGTTTAATCAGAAAGTCTTTGTAAGGGCACAGCTGGATAACTTAGCCGAAAATCTTATCCCAGCTAAAATTTTAAAGAAAAAGTTTGTCGGTAAAAGCTGTATTGTATTAGGTGGAGGGCCATCTTTAGATAATTCTATCAATTGGATTAGAGACAACGCATGCAATTTAGTGGTCATAGCAGCTTCGAGAGTTGTTGGCAAACTAACTAGACTTAATATCAAAGCTGATATTGTGGTATCAGTAGATCCGCAATCTCACAGTTTTGATGTCAATAAAGAGTTTATGCAGCTAGAACATGATGCTTTACTGATTAATTCCTACCATGTTGCACCACAAATTATGGGCCAATGGAGGGGGGCTGCACTCTATACTGGTCAGCGTTTACCCTGGAACAACGATAGCGACGAAGACAATATAAAATCAGTTGGTCCGACCGTAACCAACAGTGCCATTGAAATTGCAACCGAAATGGGTTTTAAGCAAGTTTTGCTGTGTGGTGTCGATTTTTGCCATTCTCAAAAAGGTGTGACGCACACTCAGGGGACCTATGGTGCAAGTTTAGGTCCTAACATTGGTGTGATGCTTGAGTGGGTGGAAACCTATTCTGGTGAGATGGCCGAAACCCCGATTCAGTTAATGCATGCAATAGAGTCATTACAAGCTTCTGTGGCATGTCAAAAAAATACCACTTACATCAACTTATCTAAAGATGCTGCCAAAGTAAAAGGTGTGCGATATCAAGCGTGTCATGATATTAAGCTTAAGCCAATAACGGATAAACAGCGGCAAATGTTAAAGCCTGAAACTTATCAGATATCTACACAAGAAAAACTTAAGTACCTAAGTGATACCTTAGATGCTCTTACTACAACTCAAAATAAACTGCTACAACTTAACGTTTTAGTATCAGAAGCATTAGTACTTAATAACAAAATAGAAAAAAGTCAGAAAAAGCCTCAAGCTATTCCAGCATTGGCAGATAAAATCGATAAGATAGAGCGGAGTATTAATAAAAAATTTATTTTACTTGCCCATCTTATTAAATTTTATGGTTATTATGAGTTCTCGCACTTTTTATCTACAAAGAAAAAGGAAGAGTGGTCACAGCAAGATGTTGTTAACCACACTCGCATTTACTACCAAGCATTTAAAGCCATCTCTATTGAAATATCAGCGTTAATAGCCTCTGCTGTGCAACGTGTTGATTCTCGGATTAATGAATATCAATCCATAATTGATGTAACCGCTTTATGCAAACAGTGGAATAACGATAAACAATGGGGGAGATCTGTTCTCTGGCAGGCCAAGCAGCCTCAGCAATTCGCAAACTTAGCCACAATCGAACTGGAACAGATTAAAAAGACTCAAAAAAAGTTCTATGACCAATTTATAATCAAAGAGTTTATCGATGATACAGGTGAGTCTATCGTACCATTTATAGATAATGCTTTTAAAAAACTGCAAATATTGCTGCATAATAAGCATTTGCTCGGTATCTCTAAGATTGTCGAATACACTTTCCCCTTTATAACAACAGACTCAGAGGTTTCTCGACTTTACCATTTGGCGCTAAGTTATCAGAAAATGTTAGAGAAAAACCCTGAAATAGCGTTAGAAACAATATTGAAAATTCCGATAGATCTTTGTCATGAAGCTGAATTAAAGCAGATCATCAAGCTGGCTTTGCAACTGAATAGACTTGAACTTGCTACTGCGCATCTTGCAAAAATAATCCACTATAGCGATGAATACTTACCACAATATGCTCATGCTTTAAGATTGAGTGATAAACCGCAGGAAGCGTTAAATATTTATCTCGATTATTTAAATAAGTACCCTGAGGATATTCTGGTATTGCTAAAGTTAGGTATTTTTCTCGCTGAAATGAACCAAATTGATAGCGCTAAATCATGTTTTCAAAATGTATTGAACTTAGATGTCAAAAATCAAGCTGCAATGCGTTATCTGCAGCAGATTGGTGGTTAA
- the pseB gene encoding UDP-N-acetylglucosamine 4,6-dehydratase (inverting), which yields MFDNKSILITGGTGSFGQKYTKTILERYKPKRLIILSRDELKQYEMQQVYNAPCMRYFLGDVRDGDRMMQAFKDVDYVIHAAAIKHVPAAEYNPMECIKTNIHGAENVIKAAIANKVKRVIALSTDKAANPINLYGATKLVSDKLFVAGNNIVGEGETRFSAVRYGNVVGSRGSVVPFFQQLIRNGATSLPITHPDMTRFWITLQDGVDFVLKNFQRMQGGEIFVPKIPSVHITDLAEAYGPGLKHDIVGIRPGEKMHEIMCPADDSHHTIEFDDHFVITPSISFFDREHDYSINQLGENGSLVKPGFEYHSGNNHHFLSTAEIKNLDEESV from the coding sequence ATGTTTGATAATAAATCGATTCTAATAACAGGTGGTACGGGCTCATTTGGTCAGAAATATACTAAGACAATTTTAGAGCGATACAAGCCTAAGCGGTTGATTATTTTATCGCGCGATGAACTCAAACAGTATGAGATGCAGCAGGTCTATAATGCCCCCTGTATGCGATACTTTCTTGGCGACGTCCGTGATGGCGATCGCATGATGCAGGCCTTTAAGGATGTGGATTATGTCATTCATGCCGCGGCGATCAAGCATGTACCTGCAGCTGAATATAACCCGATGGAATGCATTAAAACCAATATTCATGGCGCCGAAAATGTCATTAAAGCGGCTATTGCTAACAAGGTGAAGCGAGTCATTGCGCTTTCTACCGATAAAGCTGCTAATCCGATAAACCTTTACGGTGCGACCAAGTTAGTTTCCGATAAATTGTTTGTCGCCGGTAATAATATTGTTGGTGAAGGCGAAACACGATTTTCAGCGGTTAGATACGGTAATGTGGTTGGCTCGCGCGGTTCGGTTGTGCCCTTTTTTCAGCAATTAATCCGAAATGGCGCAACATCACTACCGATAACTCACCCGGATATGACACGTTTTTGGATCACCCTGCAAGATGGGGTTGATTTTGTACTAAAGAATTTCCAGCGTATGCAAGGCGGAGAAATCTTCGTACCTAAAATACCATCGGTGCATATTACTGATTTAGCTGAAGCTTACGGCCCAGGTCTTAAGCATGATATTGTTGGTATTCGCCCAGGTGAGAAAATGCATGAAATTATGTGCCCTGCTGATGATTCACATCACACCATCGAATTTGATGATCACTTCGTGATAACACCAAGTATTTCCTTCTTCGACCGTGAGCATGATTACTCAATTAATCAACTCGGCGAAAATGGCTCCCTGGTTAAACCGGGGTTTGAATATCACTCTGGTAATAACCACCATTTTTTATCTACCGCTGAAATAAAAAACTTGGATGAGGAGAGTGTTTAA
- the pseC gene encoding UDP-4-amino-4,6-dideoxy-N-acetyl-beta-L-altrosamine transaminase, with amino-acid sequence MIPYGRQDINAADIEAVISVLNSDYLTQGPQVPLFEANICRETQANFAVAGNSATSMLHAACLALGVGKEDIVWTSPITFVASANCALYCGADVDFVDVDPSTANMCPVALEKKLLEAARLGILPKVIIPVHMAGHSCDMQAVSKLVSPYGIKIIEDAAHAIGGHYADIPIGSCLFSDITVFSFHPVKIITTAEGGVATTNCPQLSQAMQSYRSHGITKSADEMLRPDEGDWYYEQHNLGFNYRMTDLQAGLGNSQITRLSEFVDKRNQLAKRYELLLNKLDIKFIQPLNHCHSAYHLFIVRLPANIDRKSVFNLMRIAGIGVHVHYFPVYLQPFYLQKGFLPGHCPGAEAYYSHCLTLPLYTELTESEQDFIVRNLTDILSLIK; translated from the coding sequence ATGATCCCCTACGGACGACAAGATATAAATGCAGCAGATATCGAAGCTGTCATTAGCGTCTTAAATAGTGATTATTTAACCCAAGGCCCTCAAGTACCACTGTTTGAAGCTAATATTTGTCGCGAAACTCAGGCCAATTTTGCCGTGGCAGGAAATAGCGCAACATCGATGCTGCACGCAGCCTGTCTAGCATTAGGGGTTGGTAAGGAAGATATTGTTTGGACAAGCCCGATCACTTTTGTCGCCTCGGCCAATTGTGCGCTCTATTGCGGCGCGGACGTCGATTTTGTTGATGTGGATCCGTCAACAGCCAATATGTGTCCCGTTGCATTAGAGAAAAAACTTCTTGAGGCCGCTAGGTTAGGAATATTACCCAAGGTTATTATTCCTGTTCACATGGCTGGCCATAGTTGTGATATGCAGGCCGTATCTAAGCTAGTAAGTCCTTATGGTATAAAAATCATTGAAGATGCCGCGCATGCTATTGGTGGACACTATGCTGATATACCTATTGGTAGTTGTCTATTTAGTGATATTACCGTTTTCAGTTTTCATCCCGTTAAAATCATCACCACAGCAGAAGGAGGCGTTGCGACCACAAATTGTCCGCAACTTTCTCAAGCAATGCAATCGTACCGCAGTCATGGCATAACTAAATCCGCAGATGAGATGCTAAGACCTGATGAAGGTGATTGGTACTATGAGCAACATAATCTTGGGTTTAATTATCGGATGACAGATTTACAAGCAGGATTAGGTAATAGTCAAATTACACGCTTAAGTGAGTTTGTTGATAAACGTAATCAATTGGCTAAACGTTATGAGTTACTACTTAACAAGTTAGATATTAAATTTATTCAACCTCTTAATCACTGTCACAGCGCCTATCATCTGTTTATTGTGCGCTTGCCTGCAAATATCGACCGTAAGTCTGTCTTCAACCTAATGCGTATAGCTGGAATTGGCGTTCACGTGCATTATTTCCCTGTTTACCTTCAGCCTTTTTATCTACAAAAAGGCTTCCTGCCTGGTCATTGCCCTGGAGCGGAAGCTTATTATAGTCATTGTTTAACTTTGCCACTTTACACAGAGTTAACAGAAAGTGAACAGGATTTTATTGTCCGTAATCTTACTGACATTTTAAGCCTTATCAAATAG